The following proteins are encoded in a genomic region of Magnolia sinica isolate HGM2019 chromosome 1, MsV1, whole genome shotgun sequence:
- the LOC131252639 gene encoding LRR receptor-like serine/threonine-protein kinase FEI 2, whose protein sequence is MKLLWFWVFTAASLLFNTSSFALTQDGKTLLIIKGGWNDTRHVLKNWKASDPNPCNWTGITCHLNDQTVRSINLPYMQLGGIISPEIGKLSRLHRLALHQNSLHGYIPAEITQCKDLRALYLRANYLQGSIPPELGNLLNLVILDLSSNSLRGSIPASIGHLSHLRFLNLSTNFFSGEIPNNGVLGSFKNGSFTGNLDLCGLQVQKLCRSSLGFPVVLPHSGNDASTVPPKRLSHYLNGVLIGAMSTMGLALVVLLAFLWICLLSKKGKIGKKYTKVDKQLDHDTGTKLVTFHGDLPYSSHEIIKKLELLDEEDVVGSGGFGTVYKMVMDDSSIFAVKRIDRSREGSDQIFERELEILGSIKHINLVNLRGYCRLPYSKLLIYDYLALGSLDHFLHEHGQEERPLNWNARLRIALGSARGLAYLHHDCCPRIVHRDIKSSNILLDANMEPHVSDFGLAKLLVDDDAHVTTVVAGTFGYLAPEYLHSGQATEKSDVYSFGVLLLELVTGKRPTDPLFVKRGLNVVGWINTQTRENRLQDIVDKRCKDVDAETVEAVLDVAARCTDANPDNRPSMNRILQLLEEVISPCLSEFYDSHSDC, encoded by the exons ATGAAGTTGTTATGGTTTTGGGTTTTTACAGCAGCATCTTTACTCTTCAACACTTCCTCCTTCGCTCTCACCCAAGATG GCAAGACATTGCTGATAATAAAAGGGGGTTGGAACGACACTCGGCATGTGCTGAAAAACTGGAAAGCTTCAGATCCCAATCCCTGCAACTGGACTGGCATTACTTGTCATCTCAATGACCAAACCGTCCGTTCTAT AAACCTACCCTACATGCAGCTCGGCGGCATCATCTCTCCAGAAATCGGGAAACTCAGTCGATTACACAGACT GGCACTTCATCAGAACAGCTTACATGGATACATTCCTGCTGAAATTACACAATGCAAAGATCTTAGAGCACT GTATTTGAGGGCTAATTATCTGCAAGGTAGCATTCCGCCGGAGCTTGGAAATCTTTTGAATCTTGTTATCCT GGATTTGTCAAGCAATTCACTAAGAGGATCCATACCTGCCTCTATTGGCCACCTCAGTCATTTGCGATTTCT GAACTTATCCACAAACTTCTTCTCTGGCGAAATCCCAAATAATGGAGTTCTTGGCAGTTTCAAAAACGGCTC GTTTACTGGCAATTTAGACCTGTGCGGTTTGCAAGTTCAGAAGTTATGTCGGAGTTCACTGGGCTTCCCTGTGGTGTTACCACACTCGGGTAACGATGCTTCCACAG TTCCTCCAAAAAGATTGTCACATTATCTCAATGGAGTCCTGATTGGTGCCATGTCCACGATGGGTCTTGCCCTTGTTGTGCTCCTTGCATTCCTTTGGATCTGTTTACTatcaaagaaaggaaaaataggcaAAAAATACACAAAAGTTGATAAGCAGCTTGACCATGATACAG GCACCAAGCTTGTGACGTTTCACGGTGATCTTCCATATTCTTCCCATGAGATCATAAAAAAGCTTGAGTTACTTGATGAAGAGGATGTTGTGGGATCAGGAGGATTCGGTACTGTGTACAAGATGGTGATGGATGATTCTAGCATATTTGCTGTTAAGAGGATCGATAGGAGTCGTGAAGGGTCTGATCAGATCTTTGAGAGAGAGCTTGAGATCTTGGGTAGCATCAAACACATAAACCTTGTCAATCTGAGAGGCTATTGCAGGCTTCCCTATTCAAAGCTTCTCATATACGATTATTTGGCCTTGGGTAGCTTAGATCATTTTCTACATG AACATGGGCAAGAAGAGCGGCCACTGAACTGGAATGCACGTTTAAGAATAGCTCTTGGTTCTGCCCGAGGACTAGCATATTTACACCATGATTGCTGTCCACGTATTGTGCACAGGGACATAAAATCCAGCAACATACTCCTGGATGCAAACATGGAGCCTCATGTGTCTGATTTTGGTCTTGCCAAGCTTCTTGTTGATGACGATGCCCATGTTACTACTGTGGTTGCGGGTACTTTTGGTTATTTGGCACCAG AGTACTTGCACAGTGGTCAAGCCACTGAGAAGTCAGATGTCTATAGCTTTGGAGTGCTCTTATTAGAACTAGTAACTGGCAAGAGGCCAACAGATCCATTGTTTGTCAAGCGGGGCTTGAATGTTGTAGGCTGG ATCAATACACAGACGAGGGAAAACAGGCTGCAGGATATAGTGGATAAGAGGTGCAAAGATGTAGATGCAGAGACAGTTGAAGCAGTTCTCGACGTAGCTGCAAGGTGCACAGATGCAAATCCAGACAATCGCCCCTCAATGAACAGGATCTTGCAGTTGCTAGAAGAGGTCATTTCACCCTGCCTCAGTGAATTCTATGACTCTCATTCTGACTGCTAA